From Kineosporia succinea, the proteins below share one genomic window:
- the coaE gene encoding dephospho-CoA kinase, protein MVRTALTGGIGAGKSTVSRRLSDLGAIIMDADLIAREVVEPGTSGLAEIVETFGKKILREDASLNRPALGQIVFADEKKLARLNSIVHPRVAARMEEIVHAAPDDAVLVHDVPLLAENPNRGSYDLVMVVFAPVEERIRRLVDDRGMTRKDAKARIRAQASDAEREALADVVLDNSGSLASTLAQVDACWRNRIEPLRRS, encoded by the coding sequence ATGGTGCGAACCGCTCTCACCGGAGGCATCGGCGCCGGTAAGTCGACCGTCTCCCGGCGACTGTCCGACCTCGGGGCGATCATCATGGACGCCGATCTGATCGCCCGTGAGGTGGTCGAGCCGGGAACCAGCGGCCTGGCCGAGATCGTCGAGACCTTCGGCAAGAAGATCCTGCGGGAGGACGCGAGCCTCAACCGGCCGGCCCTGGGCCAGATCGTCTTCGCGGACGAGAAGAAGCTGGCCCGGCTGAACTCGATCGTGCACCCGCGGGTCGCTGCCCGCATGGAAGAGATCGTGCACGCCGCGCCCGACGACGCCGTGCTGGTGCACGACGTGCCGCTGCTGGCCGAGAACCCGAACCGAGGCTCTTACGACCTGGTGATGGTGGTCTTCGCGCCGGTGGAGGAGCGCATCCGGCGGCTGGTCGACGACCGCGGCATGACCCGAAAAGACGCCAAGGCCCGCATCAGGGCCCAGGCCAGTGACGCCGAGCGGGAGGCGCTCGCCGACGTGGTGCTCGACAACTCCGGGTCGCTGGCGAGCACGCTGGCGCAGGTGGACGCGTGCTGGCGCAACCGGATCGAGCCGCTGCGGAGGAGTTGA
- the rpsA gene encoding 30S ribosomal protein S1: MSTSTAEKASTPQIAVNDIGTEADFLAAIDETIKYFNDGDIVSGTIVKVDRDEVLLDIGYKTEGVIPSRELSIKHDVDPNEVVTVGDEVEALVLQKEDKEGRLILSKKRAQYERAWGTIEKIKEEDGIVTGTVIEVVKGGLILDIGLRGFLPASLVEMRRVRDLQPYVGKQIEAKIIELDKNRNNVVLSRRAWLEQTQSEVRQTFLQTLQKGQVRSGVVSSIVNFGAFVDLGGVDGLVHVSELSWKHIDHPGEVVEVGQEVTVEVLDVDMDRERVSLSLKATQEDPWQQFARTHAIGQVVPGKVTKLVPFGAFVRVDEGIEGLVHISELAERHVEIPEQVVQVNDPIFVKVIDIDLERRRISLSLKQANEAGSGAGAETFDPALYGMAAEYDEAGNYKYPEGFDPETNDWLEGFEKQREEWEQQYAAAHERWEAHRKQIEEAKAAEAEAIAAGGDEAAASSSSSSSSSSSSSYSSEPAAAEGTLATDEALAALREKLTGGN, encoded by the coding sequence ATGAGCACCAGTACGGCCGAAAAGGCGAGCACGCCGCAGATCGCGGTCAACGACATCGGCACCGAGGCCGATTTCCTCGCGGCCATCGACGAGACGATCAAGTACTTCAACGACGGTGACATCGTCTCGGGGACGATCGTCAAGGTCGACCGCGACGAGGTGCTGCTCGACATCGGCTACAAGACCGAGGGTGTCATTCCCTCGCGTGAACTCTCGATCAAGCACGACGTCGACCCCAACGAGGTCGTCACCGTCGGCGACGAGGTCGAGGCTCTTGTTCTCCAGAAGGAGGACAAGGAGGGGCGCCTGATCCTCTCGAAGAAGCGTGCGCAGTACGAGCGCGCGTGGGGCACCATCGAGAAGATCAAGGAAGAGGACGGCATTGTCACCGGTACGGTGATCGAGGTCGTCAAGGGTGGTCTGATCCTCGACATCGGGCTCCGCGGCTTCCTCCCGGCCTCGCTGGTTGAGATGCGCCGCGTCCGTGACCTGCAGCCGTACGTCGGCAAGCAGATCGAGGCCAAGATCATCGAGCTGGACAAGAACCGCAACAACGTGGTCCTGTCCCGCCGTGCGTGGCTCGAGCAGACCCAGTCCGAGGTGCGCCAGACCTTCCTGCAGACGCTGCAGAAGGGCCAGGTCCGCTCCGGTGTGGTCTCCTCCATCGTCAACTTCGGCGCCTTCGTCGACCTCGGTGGGGTCGACGGTCTGGTGCACGTGTCCGAGCTGTCCTGGAAGCACATCGACCACCCGGGTGAGGTTGTCGAGGTCGGCCAGGAAGTCACCGTCGAGGTTCTCGACGTCGACATGGACCGTGAGCGCGTCTCCCTGTCGCTGAAGGCGACCCAGGAAGACCCGTGGCAGCAGTTCGCCCGTACCCACGCGATCGGTCAGGTCGTCCCGGGTAAGGTCACCAAGCTGGTGCCGTTCGGTGCGTTCGTCCGCGTCGACGAGGGCATCGAGGGCCTGGTCCACATCTCCGAGCTGGCCGAGCGCCACGTGGAGATCCCGGAGCAGGTCGTCCAGGTCAACGACCCGATCTTCGTCAAGGTCATCGACATCGACCTGGAGCGTCGTCGGATCTCCCTCTCGCTGAAGCAGGCCAACGAGGCCGGCTCCGGTGCGGGCGCCGAGACGTTCGACCCGGCCCTCTACGGTATGGCGGCCGAGTACGACGAGGCCGGCAACTACAAGTACCCCGAGGGCTTCGACCCCGAGACCAACGACTGGCTCGAGGGCTTCGAGAAGCAGCGCGAGGAGTGGGAGCAGCAGTACGCCGCCGCCCACGAGCGCTGGGAGGCCCACCGCAAGCAGATCGAGGAGGCCAAGGCCGCCGAGGCCGAGGCCATCGCCGCGGGTGGCGACGAGGCTGCGGCTTCGTCCAGCTCGTCGTCGTCCTCCAGCTCGAGCTCGAGCTACTCCAGCGAGCCGGCGGCGGCCGAGGGCACCCTCGCCACCGACGAGGCGCTGGCTGCTCTGCGGGAGAAGCTGACCGGCGGCAACTGA